A part of Catenulispora sp. MAP5-51 genomic DNA contains:
- a CDS encoding alpha/beta hydrolase: MHRAGVDRRWVFVLCHGFGGSWRTGDMAHIAAVLRPYGGIIAFDFRGHGQSHGRSTLGDLEVLDLHAAVEWARVLGYENVATVGFSMGASVVVRHAGLCGSGVGPGSVTDAVVSVSGPAWWFERSTRAMKLVHFLVQHPVGRAVSAWHLKTRILPDGWNPVPESPVELAGRIAPVPLLVVHGDADKYFPLGHAEALYAAAGEPRELWIEPGFGHAEAAAAREASGRELVGRIGRWVRALPAAGTPAGSARASGSGSGSGSSYGAGEGEYRRQNGEFGEAGEVMEGEAG; this comes from the coding sequence GTGCACAGAGCGGGTGTCGATCGACGATGGGTGTTCGTCCTGTGCCACGGATTCGGCGGCTCCTGGCGCACCGGCGACATGGCCCACATCGCGGCCGTGTTGCGTCCATATGGCGGAATCATCGCGTTCGACTTCCGCGGTCACGGACAGTCACACGGCCGATCGACGCTCGGTGATCTCGAGGTGCTCGACCTGCACGCCGCGGTCGAGTGGGCACGCGTCCTGGGTTACGAGAATGTGGCGACGGTCGGATTCTCGATGGGCGCCTCCGTGGTCGTGCGGCACGCCGGGCTGTGCGGCTCGGGCGTCGGCCCGGGCTCGGTGACCGACGCGGTGGTGTCCGTGAGCGGCCCCGCGTGGTGGTTCGAGCGCTCCACCCGCGCCATGAAGCTGGTGCACTTCCTGGTGCAGCACCCGGTGGGCCGCGCTGTTTCGGCGTGGCATCTGAAGACGCGCATCCTGCCCGACGGCTGGAACCCGGTCCCGGAGTCCCCGGTGGAGTTGGCGGGCCGGATCGCGCCGGTGCCGCTGCTGGTGGTGCACGGCGACGCCGACAAGTACTTCCCGCTGGGCCACGCCGAAGCGCTGTACGCCGCGGCGGGAGAGCCGCGTGAGCTGTGGATCGAGCCCGGCTTCGGGCACGCGGAGGCCGCGGCGGCCCGGGAGGCGTCCGGCCGGGAGCTGGTCGGCCGGATCGGCCGCTGGGTGCGGGCGCTGCCAGCGGCCGGCACGCCCGCCGGATCCGCCAGGGCATCCGGATCTGGATCTGGATCTGGATCTTCCTATGGCGCGGGGGAGGGCGAATATAGAAGACAGAACGGGGAGTTCGGCGAAGCGGGAGAGGTCATGGAGGGCGAGGCGGGATGA
- a CDS encoding response regulator transcription factor produces MSSLLLLTNSLTPSSEVLPALGLLLHNVRVAPAEASALLDTPPADAIMVDARRDLPQMRSLCRLLRTTGVDCPLLLITTEGALAAVTADWGIDDVLLDSAGPAEVEARLRLAIGKLAAGAVAEDVPLEIKSGDLSIDEGTYTARVRNRVLDLTFKEFELIKYLAQHPGRVFTRAQLLQEVWGYDYFGGTRTVDVHVRRLRAKLGVEHEALIGTVRNVGYRFVMPDKRNGSSTPTGSSAGTEPEEESADEVRASDAMTAPRTVVG; encoded by the coding sequence ATGTCCAGCTTGCTGTTGTTGACCAACTCCCTGACCCCCTCCTCCGAGGTCCTGCCGGCTCTCGGTCTGCTGTTGCACAACGTTCGCGTGGCTCCAGCAGAGGCCTCGGCGCTTCTGGACACCCCACCGGCCGACGCGATCATGGTGGACGCGCGCCGCGACCTGCCGCAGATGCGTTCCCTGTGCCGCCTGCTGCGCACCACAGGGGTTGACTGCCCGCTTCTGCTGATCACCACCGAGGGCGCGCTGGCCGCCGTGACCGCCGACTGGGGCATCGACGACGTCCTGCTGGACTCGGCGGGTCCGGCCGAGGTCGAGGCCCGGCTGCGGCTGGCGATCGGCAAGCTGGCGGCCGGCGCCGTGGCCGAGGACGTCCCGCTGGAGATCAAGAGCGGCGACCTGTCCATCGACGAGGGCACGTACACCGCCCGCGTCCGGAACCGGGTGCTCGACCTGACCTTCAAGGAATTCGAGCTCATCAAGTACCTCGCGCAGCACCCGGGCCGGGTGTTCACGCGGGCGCAGCTGCTCCAGGAAGTGTGGGGCTACGACTACTTCGGCGGCACCCGCACCGTGGACGTCCACGTCCGGCGGCTGCGGGCCAAGCTCGGGGTCGAGCACGAGGCGCTCATCGGGACGGTCCGCAACGTCGGCTACCGCTTCGTCATGCCGGACAAGCGCAACGGCTCCAGCACGCCCACCGGCTCCAGCGCCGGCACCGAGCCGGAAGAGGAGAGCGCCGACGAGGTTCGAGCCTCCGACGCGATGACCGCACCCCGTACCGTGGTGGGGTGA
- a CDS encoding zf-HC2 domain-containing protein, with amino-acid sequence MNREPETRPGACDDEDLRMAVGALALGALDADEAREVRRHLADCPECQQEYASFVGVKRVMDIGLVGAPMPETVPPEAAGQPGHSRRRRLFGTRTPAPFRAPRRQRIMVAAGGSAAALVLVVGGFWAGHGGTSSGSTNAEMLPAVTQSGVTAQISYQDHSWGTSVTAKMSGTPDGLTCTLYVYDKNHDVIQLSNWKSVAGKAIDIPAATALPAEQIDHFEVRVVGYGAYDITVPMSS; translated from the coding sequence GTGAACCGGGAGCCGGAGACCAGGCCGGGCGCCTGCGACGACGAGGACCTGCGGATGGCCGTCGGTGCCCTCGCGCTCGGCGCGCTGGACGCGGACGAGGCGCGCGAGGTGCGGCGGCACCTGGCCGACTGCCCCGAGTGCCAGCAGGAGTACGCCTCGTTCGTCGGGGTGAAGCGGGTCATGGACATCGGCCTGGTCGGGGCGCCGATGCCGGAGACCGTGCCGCCGGAGGCGGCCGGGCAGCCGGGGCACTCGCGACGGCGGCGGCTGTTCGGCACCCGCACCCCGGCTCCGTTCCGGGCGCCGCGCCGTCAGCGCATCATGGTCGCCGCGGGCGGCAGCGCCGCCGCCCTGGTGCTGGTCGTCGGCGGCTTCTGGGCCGGGCACGGCGGGACTTCCAGCGGCTCCACGAACGCCGAGATGCTGCCCGCGGTGACGCAGAGCGGCGTGACAGCGCAGATCTCCTACCAGGACCACAGCTGGGGCACCTCGGTCACCGCGAAGATGAGCGGGACGCCGGACGGACTGACCTGCACGCTGTACGTCTACGACAAGAACCACGACGTGATCCAGCTGTCGAACTGGAAGTCGGTCGCCGGCAAGGCGATCGACATCCCCGCCGCGACGGCGCTGCCGGCCGAGCAGATCGACCACTTCGAGGTGCGGGTCGTCGGCTACGGTGCGTATGACATCACCGTGCCGATGAGCTCGTGA
- the mshD gene encoding mycothiol synthase, with amino-acid sequence MTGFSIGVVRRPNEADVATIRSLAEAAEAADGVAPLPEQVLLHLKHSGEAATAADAWHFVARRLSGAQGSELVGYAFLDKSNPDEGPTAEVVVAPDARRQGVGGALLDALRMKVRRDGKPVRVWAHGGLPAAAALAEKRGLKKVRELWVMARPLAEVPQPEPAEGIRIAAFRPGVDDEAWVAVNARAFAHHPEQGSMTVQDLRERMAEPWFDPEGFFLAWRGPELAGYHWTKVHDHSAYGDGPVGEVYVLGLDPAEQGRGLGRTLTEVGLRHLRDRGLSDVILYVEADNAAAVAVYTKLGFTRRSADVMYQA; translated from the coding sequence GTGACAGGTTTCTCCATCGGCGTCGTCCGCCGACCGAACGAGGCGGACGTCGCCACCATCCGGTCCCTCGCCGAGGCCGCCGAGGCGGCCGACGGCGTGGCACCGCTCCCGGAGCAGGTGCTGCTCCACCTCAAGCACTCCGGCGAGGCCGCTACCGCCGCCGATGCCTGGCACTTCGTGGCCCGGCGCCTGTCGGGTGCCCAGGGTTCGGAGCTGGTCGGCTACGCCTTCCTGGACAAGTCGAACCCTGACGAGGGCCCCACGGCGGAGGTCGTGGTCGCGCCGGACGCCCGCCGGCAGGGCGTCGGCGGTGCCCTGCTGGACGCGCTGCGCATGAAGGTGCGCCGGGACGGCAAGCCGGTGCGCGTCTGGGCGCACGGCGGCCTGCCCGCGGCGGCGGCCCTCGCCGAGAAGCGCGGTCTGAAGAAGGTCCGCGAGCTGTGGGTGATGGCCCGGCCGCTGGCCGAGGTGCCGCAGCCGGAGCCGGCCGAGGGCATCCGCATCGCGGCCTTCCGCCCCGGTGTCGACGACGAGGCCTGGGTCGCGGTCAACGCCCGCGCCTTCGCGCACCACCCGGAACAGGGCTCGATGACGGTCCAGGACCTGCGCGAGCGCATGGCCGAGCCCTGGTTCGACCCGGAGGGCTTCTTCCTGGCCTGGCGCGGACCGGAGCTGGCCGGCTACCACTGGACCAAGGTCCACGACCACAGCGCCTACGGCGACGGCCCGGTCGGCGAGGTCTACGTCCTGGGTCTGGACCCGGCCGAACAGGGCCGCGGCCTGGGCCGGACCCTGACCGAGGTCGGGCTGCGCCACCTGCGCGACCGCGGGCTGAGCGACGTCATCCTGTATGTGGAGGCTGACAACGCGGCCGCGGTCGCCGTCTACACCAAGCTCGGCTTCACCCGCCGCAGCGCCGACGTCATGTACCAGGCCTGA
- a CDS encoding FABP family protein: MPLEIPSDLHPDCVPLAFLLGTWAGAGVGGYPTIESFNFGQEAVFSYTPDKPFLKYESRSWLLDDDGNQVRPLATETGFWRPQARTEENGTAGTTRTLLEVVLSHPTGIAEIWVGEADGAKVELRTDLVARTETAKEYTAGHRLYGLVKGDLLWAFDMAAMGQPMQSHLSAQLKPVK; this comes from the coding sequence ATGCCGCTGGAGATCCCCTCCGACCTGCACCCGGACTGCGTGCCGCTGGCGTTCCTGCTGGGTACCTGGGCCGGTGCGGGGGTCGGGGGATACCCGACCATCGAGTCGTTCAACTTCGGGCAGGAGGCCGTGTTCTCCTACACGCCGGACAAGCCTTTCCTGAAGTACGAGTCGCGGTCCTGGCTGCTCGACGACGACGGCAACCAGGTCCGGCCGCTGGCCACCGAGACCGGGTTCTGGCGTCCGCAGGCGCGCACCGAGGAGAACGGGACCGCGGGCACCACCCGCACCCTGCTCGAAGTGGTCCTGTCGCACCCGACCGGCATCGCCGAGATCTGGGTCGGCGAGGCCGACGGCGCGAAGGTCGAACTGCGCACCGACCTGGTCGCGCGCACCGAGACCGCCAAGGAGTACACCGCCGGACACCGCCTTTACGGCCTGGTGAAGGGCGATCTGCTCTGGGCGTTCGACATGGCGGCCATGGGCCAGCCCATGCAGTCGCACCTCTCGGCGCAGCTCAAGCCGGTCAAGTGA
- a CDS encoding MoaD/ThiS family protein — protein sequence MSGLIRYWAAAKAAAGIAEEPFEGEVLADVLAAAVARHGAGLGEVVRRASFLVDGTPVGRRDPADVRLAPGAVVEVLPPFAGG from the coding sequence ATGAGCGGGCTGATCCGTTATTGGGCGGCGGCGAAGGCGGCGGCCGGGATCGCCGAGGAGCCGTTCGAGGGCGAGGTCCTGGCCGACGTGCTGGCCGCGGCGGTCGCGCGGCACGGCGCCGGACTCGGCGAGGTGGTGCGGCGGGCGTCGTTCCTCGTGGACGGCACCCCGGTGGGCCGCCGCGACCCGGCCGACGTGCGCCTGGCACCCGGGGCCGTGGTCGAGGTGCTTCCGCCGTTCGCCGGGGGCTGA
- a CDS encoding Ms5788A family Cys-rich leader peptide, producing the protein MKQQADFTKRRAVDLCRVAACLCRMR; encoded by the coding sequence ATGAAGCAGCAGGCGGACTTCACCAAGCGACGCGCAGTCGATCTGTGCCGCGTCGCCGCCTGCCTGTGTCGAATGCGCTGA
- a CDS encoding sigma-70 family RNA polymerase sigma factor, whose amino-acid sequence MWWRRVEPEPPPLRVPDVDVASADAERLRSLYADHAGPLLGYVLKLTDGDRGRAEDVVQETFLRAWQHSEAFAPERGSPRAWLCTVARNIVVDQARARRSRPKEVGDEGLALGIAREAVVEDDHDRILLGWEVAEAMATLSPDHRAVLRETYFKGLSVAEAAKALGIPPGTVKSRTYYALRALRTAFEERGIKP is encoded by the coding sequence ATGTGGTGGCGGCGGGTTGAACCGGAACCGCCTCCTTTGCGTGTCCCCGATGTGGACGTCGCGAGCGCGGACGCGGAGCGTCTCAGATCCCTCTACGCGGACCACGCAGGTCCGTTGCTGGGTTACGTCCTCAAACTGACGGACGGCGACCGCGGACGGGCCGAGGACGTGGTGCAGGAGACGTTCCTGAGGGCCTGGCAGCACTCCGAGGCGTTCGCCCCGGAGCGCGGCTCGCCGCGCGCCTGGCTGTGCACGGTCGCCCGGAACATCGTGGTGGACCAGGCGCGGGCCCGCCGGTCGCGGCCGAAGGAGGTCGGCGACGAGGGGCTCGCGCTGGGGATCGCCCGCGAGGCGGTCGTCGAGGATGATCATGACCGGATACTGCTCGGATGGGAGGTGGCCGAGGCGATGGCGACACTGAGCCCCGACCACCGGGCGGTGCTTCGGGAGACGTACTTCAAGGGCTTGTCGGTGGCCGAGGCCGCCAAAGCCCTGGGCATCCCCCCGGGTACCGTCAAGTCGCGCACCTACTATGCGCTGCGCGCGCTGCGGACCGCTTTCGAGGAACGGGGGATCAAGCCGTGA
- a CDS encoding DUF1416 domain-containing protein — translation MTASCGAPAGGFSIEGVDVAKETVIQGAVSKDGAPVTGYVRLLDSTGEFTAEVPTSPEGGFRFFAAPGTWTVRALVPGGTVDASVEATLGEVAEVALAV, via the coding sequence GTGACGGCCTCGTGCGGCGCCCCCGCCGGCGGATTCAGCATCGAAGGAGTGGACGTGGCGAAGGAAACTGTCATCCAGGGCGCGGTCAGCAAGGACGGCGCGCCGGTGACCGGGTACGTGCGGCTGCTGGACAGCACCGGCGAGTTCACCGCCGAGGTGCCGACCAGCCCCGAGGGCGGGTTCCGGTTCTTCGCGGCGCCGGGCACCTGGACGGTGCGCGCGCTGGTGCCCGGCGGCACCGTGGACGCCTCGGTCGAGGCGACGCTGGGCGAGGTCGCCGAGGTCGCGCTCGCGGTCTGA
- a CDS encoding DUF2993 domain-containing protein, whose product MTSEEGLDQLQWEARQPVRRRRWPTRLAITLLVLAGLFVAADRITVGIAESQIAKRIQQSQNLQSKPSVNIANFPFLTQLIGMKLDKVSVDARGVVHNNVRVTDLHVDLNGVAPSDGFKEADVDHLSGTALFSWTDMESAAASQGLDVTLAEGPDNTVRVTGNVPGLGKVTLQSKLSLSSGNRLQLTANKIESSSGGLAGRVPRELDFPINVGTLPMQLTLQMANMQTSADGLRVYAEADHVRVTGSGVSSD is encoded by the coding sequence ATGACTTCCGAGGAGGGGCTCGATCAGCTGCAGTGGGAGGCGCGTCAGCCGGTCCGACGCCGCAGGTGGCCGACCAGGCTGGCGATCACGCTGCTCGTGCTCGCGGGTCTGTTCGTGGCCGCCGACCGGATCACGGTGGGTATCGCGGAGAGCCAGATCGCCAAGCGGATCCAACAGTCCCAGAACCTCCAGAGCAAACCTTCGGTGAACATCGCCAACTTCCCGTTCCTGACCCAGCTCATCGGCATGAAGCTGGACAAGGTCTCGGTGGACGCGCGCGGCGTCGTCCACAACAACGTGCGGGTCACCGATCTGCACGTGGACCTCAACGGCGTTGCGCCCTCCGACGGTTTCAAGGAGGCCGACGTCGACCACCTGTCCGGCACCGCGCTGTTCAGCTGGACGGACATGGAGTCGGCGGCCGCCTCACAGGGCCTGGACGTGACGCTGGCCGAGGGGCCGGACAACACGGTCCGGGTCACCGGCAACGTCCCGGGCCTGGGCAAGGTCACGCTGCAGAGCAAGCTGTCGCTGAGCTCCGGCAACCGGCTGCAGCTGACCGCCAACAAGATCGAGTCCTCCTCGGGCGGCCTGGCCGGCCGGGTGCCGCGCGAGCTGGACTTCCCGATCAACGTCGGCACGCTGCCGATGCAGCTCACCCTGCAGATGGCCAACATGCAGACCTCGGCCGACGGGCTGCGCGTGTACGCCGAGGCGGACCACGTGCGGGTCACCGGCTCGGGGGTGTCCTCCGACTGA
- a CDS encoding sulfurtransferase, which yields MSRNDVLVDADWVQAHLDDPKVVLVEVDEDTAAYDKNHIRNAIRIDWKRDLQDPVRRDFVNQEQFEALLSERGIANDDTVVLYGGNNNWFASYAYWYFKLYGHGDVKLLDGGRKKWELDSRELVVEQPTREATSYTAQPQDQAIRAYRDDVVAAIGTDNLVDVRSPDEYSGKLLAPAHLPQEQSQRPGHVPTARNIPWSKAANDDGTFKPDDDLTALYEAEGVDLSKDTIAYCRIGERSAHTWFVLHELLGQANVKNYDGSWTEYGSLVGVPVSLGSNPGSPEGGQQ from the coding sequence ATGAGTCGCAACGACGTCCTGGTCGACGCCGACTGGGTCCAGGCGCACCTGGACGACCCGAAGGTCGTCCTCGTCGAGGTCGACGAGGACACGGCCGCCTACGACAAGAACCACATCCGCAACGCCATCCGGATCGACTGGAAGCGCGACCTGCAGGATCCGGTCCGTCGCGACTTCGTGAACCAGGAGCAGTTCGAGGCGCTGCTGTCCGAGCGCGGTATCGCCAACGACGACACCGTGGTGCTCTACGGCGGCAACAACAACTGGTTCGCCTCCTACGCCTACTGGTACTTCAAGCTCTACGGCCACGGCGACGTGAAGCTCCTGGACGGCGGCCGCAAGAAGTGGGAGCTGGACTCCCGCGAGCTGGTCGTCGAGCAGCCGACCCGCGAGGCCACCAGCTACACCGCGCAGCCGCAGGACCAGGCGATCCGCGCCTACCGCGACGACGTCGTGGCCGCGATCGGCACCGACAACCTGGTCGACGTACGCAGCCCCGACGAGTACTCCGGCAAGCTGCTGGCCCCGGCCCACCTGCCGCAGGAGCAGTCGCAGCGCCCCGGCCACGTGCCGACCGCGCGCAACATCCCGTGGTCCAAGGCGGCCAACGACGACGGCACGTTCAAGCCCGACGACGACCTGACCGCGCTGTACGAGGCCGAGGGCGTGGACCTGTCCAAGGACACCATCGCCTACTGCCGCATCGGCGAGCGCTCGGCGCACACCTGGTTCGTGCTGCACGAGCTGCTGGGCCAGGCCAACGTGAAGAACTACGACGGCTCGTGGACCGAGTACGGCTCGCTGGTCGGCGTGCCGGTCTCGCTCGGCTCCAACCCCGGCTCGCCCGAGGGCGGCCAGCAGTGA